The proteins below are encoded in one region of Amycolatopsis magusensis:
- a CDS encoding antitoxin, translating to MSLFDKAKDAISKNPDQAEKGVDKAADAAKSKFGDHADKVDQASDKAKDYLRKDGRPEGA from the coding sequence ATGAGTTTGTTCGACAAGGCCAAAGACGCCATCAGCAAGAACCCGGACCAGGCCGAGAAGGGCGTCGACAAGGCCGCCGACGCGGCCAAGTCTAAGTTCGGCGACCACGCCGACAAGGTCGACCAGGCCTCGGACAAGGCGAAGGACTACCTGCGCAAGGACGGCAGGCCCGAGGGCGCCTGA